The Triticum aestivum cultivar Chinese Spring chromosome 4B, IWGSC CS RefSeq v2.1, whole genome shotgun sequence sequence CACTTCCTGTTGGCGAGCCAAAAGGCAAGACTCACCAAACATGATACTACACTTCGCTTGATTGATAAGCTGGCCGGTGCCGCTTGCATAGCGTGAAATAATGTTGCCAACAATTCCCGCTTGCTCCTCAGTCGCCTGGAAGAACAATTAAGTGTCGACGACGAACAGAAGATGTGACACCACCGCCGCCGAACGACATTACCAGCACCGGCCTTAAACCCCGGTTCTGCACCGCTTCCTGGATCAAACTCGACAACAAGTCAGCAACAAATAAAAACAAGAACGGCGACAACGGGTCGCCTTGTCGTAGTCCCCTCGTTGGCGTGAATAATTCCAATAACTTTCCATTCAAATTGACCGCAAAGCGTACCGTAGTGACACATTCCATTACCCATTTAATCCACTTGGCAGCAAAGCCTAACTTCTTCAAAGCCTTCTCGAAGAAACACCAATCTACTCGGTCATATGCTTTTGAAAGATCAAGCTTATATGCACAGCTTGCCATCTATTACGCTCCTGCTGAATATAATGCATCACTTTAAATGCCACTGTAGCATTGTTCGAGATCGAGCGTCCGGATACAAAAGCACTCTGACTTTCAGAAATAATCTCATCCAAAATTGTCCTCAACCTATTCACCATGCATTTGGAAACTATCTTATATAGAACATTGCAAAGAGATATAGGGCGAAAATCCTTTAGACTTTCTGGCTGACTGATTTTTGGAATTAGTACTATACTTGTTTCATTAACACCATCCGACATCCTACCTTCCCTAAAAAATTCCTTCACtgctggcacaatctcctccttcATTGAAGCCCAATTTCTTTGATAAAAACGAGCGGGTATACCATCTGGCCCCGGGGCTTTCAATGGGCCAATCTGGAAGAGGGCGTCACCTATCTCCTCATCAGTAAAGTCTTTTGTAAGCATCTCATTCATTGCATCCGTGACTCGCCCTTGGAGGAGTTCCAAAATCGGACCCGGATCCAAGGTCAGATCCTTAGTATAAATCTCTTGAAAGTATGAGGATGCCATTCTCTTCATTAGTTCCTGCGTGTATATTATTAGTTCTTGCGTGTCCGTTAATTGCACGTGTGTAGTACATCAACATTGGACGCGGAGTTTCTGAGCCCAAGCTGAAATGAGCTCGTGTGAACAGTAAAAAAGCCTTCTGCGAAAAATTTGAATTTGTTgtgacaaacattggcaaaagttTCAAGTGCTTCCAAAATTTTGACAtaaaatcacattcctagaaggcgtgaCAAAAAAAAAATGGGTACTCTAAAATGCtactactttcaaaagcattttggagcccTGAATTTTGTCATGGAATCACATTCCTTGAGCCAATCCGGTACTCTAATCATGTGTGTTCGTTAATTGCACGTGCATAGTACATCGCCATTCATGTACTGTTCTTGCAACATTCGTTACTAGCAGATTTGCTGCCAATTGGTATTGCACCCTTGCAAGAAAGACATTTCTGACACGAAACTTCCGTTCGGAAAGCGAGACTCCCCAACGAGGGATGAACTCCAGCAGCCCTTGGAAAAAAAAAGTTGGATAGTTATTTCCAATTATTTTTGTGCACGTGAAGCTTGTAGTGCAAGCTACATTCTGTTCTTAAGCCTACATTATTCTTGAGTCAATCCCGTACATCGTTGACATCTTCACCTTGAGCCAATCCACATGGTCGGCATCCACACATCCCATTCTCGCCAGTAGGACTGCAGGAGGATAGGCCACTGGCATTGGCAACATCAACCTAATCTTCTTGCTGCATGATCATCGAACAGCCAGTGCTACGAGAGCCGGATACATGTCAGCATGCCTTCTCTTCGTCAACTACAAGGTCTAGACGTGACGTACGTACCTTCGTGAGGCCACGGCACACGTAGGacactatgctatgctatgcttcgTTCATTATCCAAGAAATACGAGAGCCATTAGCAAGTTTGAGAGGAATCGCCGCCAATAGCGCTTCGCTTGCATGCGATGTGGCTGGTTTTCGAAGAAGTGTCAAGTGGGGCTAAATACTTATCTAGCTCCGCTAAGAAGGTTGATTTTGATATTAATCAATGACACATTGGGGACTGAAAGGAACGCCGTCGCTAACGAACGTTGTCATATTTAATTCCAGGTGACGCTAATCCGTACGTGTTAATTGGTAAGCTTAGTGGGAAAGCATAGGCCTAATTCAGGAAATGTTTTTCTCCCAGGGCAGCGGACGAGATATTTACAGCTCCTAGGAATGCAGATTGGTTAAGCGAGATGTATTGATAGATAAGACTAGACAGTTAGATGGATGCTGACGGGTGCGGGTGTTGTTggaccattttttttcttttttccgaaAAGGGGTTTGCCCCGGTTTctacatcagaacgatgcatacggccatattattGAAAATCAAACTGGTTCAACAAAAGTCTTCAAGTCTCAAAAAAAATGCTCACATAGAGCACGACCATAATAACAGGATAGCCACAACCGGCAGCCAAAAATTAAGATAGgaaactaaacacctatcctattacatgaccgccattcaaaccggttgaagatagtcCGTGCTACGGgctcccatcggatagatccagtaaccaaacactCTCTGGCCTCCGTTGGAGTGaatagcgaccacatacggatcagagTAGTGgcccggaaaataacctgcaagaaatgaatatttgttgttctgttaaaaaccaagtcatttctgcagttccaaactgTCCATAATAAAGCACATCCTCGTACATGGATATGTCTCGCTGTTTTCGGACCTATCCCatctagccacgtcccaaataacgtgctaATAGTATTCAGAGGAGTAACATTACAAGCTATATGGACCGACCGCCACAAAACTTTTGCCAAAGggcagtcaagaaagaggtgtttgatggattcatcACTATCACAGAAGTTACATATTGTAGATCCTGTCCATTTACGTTTTGCCAAATTGTCTTTAGTTAGAATGACTTGtttatgaacaaaccacataaatACTTTGATTTTTAAAGGCACTTTGACTTTTCAAAGATGCTTCGAGTAAGGAATAGTGCTAGCGTTGATaatatccaaatacatggatttgaccgagaACTCTCCATTCTTAGTTAGTTTTCAGCGCAACTGATCAGACTGTTGAGAAAGTTGGACATCTATCAATCTTCTCATAAGATGGAGCCAAGCTTTCCAACGGTTTCCCGCTAACgtcctcctgaattgaatattaAGAGGATTGGACTGTAATATTGTTGCAATGTAAGCGTCTCTTCATTGAACAATATTATAGAGAGAATGGGTATTGGAGTGCAAGgggcgtctcccctagccatgtatcctcccagaatctcgtggaAGTACCATTTCCaactacaaattttgtcctattaaAAAAGACTGATTTCACTCTGATCAGTCGtttccaaaaaggtgagtcagTCGGCCTTACCGTCACCTGGGACAATGTTTTGGAttgaaggtacttattacgcagaatctggCCCAAGTGGCATCCGTCTCTACAGATAACTTATacaaccacttgctgagaagacatctgttcttcacctctaaattttcaatgccaagacctccttggtctttcggcctacaaatgatatcccatttagcaagtctGTATTTTCGTTTTAAATCATCGCTCTGCTAGAAGAAGCGTGATTGATAGAAATGTAGCATTTTTCGTACTCCAACTGGTACCTCAAAAAAGGACAAGAGAAACATGGGCATACTTATGAGAACCGAATTAACCAGAATtagtcggcctccatatgacataagcttgcccttccagcagctaagTTTTTCTTCAAATCGATCTTCAATGCATTTTCATTCTTTGTTGGAAAGCttacgatggtggattggtatacccaaatacgtGAAGGGTAAAGACCCCAATTCACACCTGAACAATTGCTTATAAGcctcttgttcttctttagctcttTCAAAGCAGAACAATttacttttatggaagttaatctttaaccctaATAATTGTTTGAACAGACACTCTCAAAATTAGGTTTTCAGtctgctttataaataaagcaagcAATGTATCCATACATGTAGTCCAAAtgcagaaaagtaaataagaggtCTGGTTTGTGGGGTAACAACACAAACTATAATTCATGtataagctactccctccgtttctagagattttaatataaactacatatgaagcaaaatgcgtaagtctacgctctaaaatatgtctatatatatctgtTTGTAGTatgcattgaaatctctaaaatgatTTCATTTACAAACGGAGAGAGTAGATACGTCTAGTTCCAACTCTGGAACGGGTCCGACTAATTTGTAAGCAAGTGTCAAGTGGCGCTAGATAGATTATCCACTCAATAAGCCTCGCATTTGGGGGCTTAAGGACCGCCATCGCTAACGATATTGCCATCTTTAATTTCAGGTGACGTGGATCTATACCTCTTAATTGGTAagtttaggccaactccactgcgCGACCTCAAAcgaacgtccgttttgtccggattctgtccatttggatagagcaatggggtcgtgtccaggCAGTTTTCGGGAtgtggtggccgtgcgcccagcacgCGGACGCATCCCTGCCGTATTTTGTCTGCGTGCAcatttctttgcaagtccttaactttttttcatcattcatttttggtacatgacaatacatcatcacattttgactagtaaagcaaggccaaagaaaacaagaaccacaagaatacatttgagaagatacccaacttccataactgctcccttgagttgggttagggccttctcgatgcactcattgttgatctgtgaaGGAGGCTCGACGTTgcaccctcctttcttcttcaagccagaagtcgatgttgcttcctcacacgtagtatcgtgcctagcctctaatctagcaacaagtgcacttgtctcatctacagCCTCTAGACTAgttaaaagtgcacgaacatgtactaaatttcgctatatcaatatatcgatgtactcttcttcccaatatcaaaacttgcatccattctacataaTAAAATttaaagttagcacaactagtctaatccgagagcacaaaccgaagctaaaaagagcacataccccatcgtttaagcacttgatgaacacccatccgggatgttccggcgttgtagacacgcggcgcacgaccatccttgggcagtggtcgcacttgatGAGGGGCAATGGTGCGCCAACGAGCTTTTGGgtaagcaccgagcccggccggccgccattcgtgtatctgccggcggaccaccgatggtgaagatccgagcggctagaggacgagccgctgcctgcatgtggccttgcagccctaccagggccttccggcgaggtgtccggccagtccatggcgcggcccggcctcccacagccgggcgagctcaagactgaccggatccgccccaaatccggccggcgggtgcgcaaaccaggtggccgtggttgggtagctcggcggcgacGAGGGGAAGGGGCTGGGTGAGCGCGCCCGAGCTGCAtggctgcaatggcagcggcggcgacgAGGAAAAGAGTGAGAAAGAGTGGCGAAGAGTGGAGTggggtgcggccggagggagggagggggcggatagaaaaaggcccgtCCTGTGTCAACGACggacgggccaggggaggacacgcgcaaACGGCCGATGCGGCCGCGTGGTGTCCGTTTCATCCCAAAAGTGGCGCAAACTTGAgccgcggatgggtcgaaagcggacacaaaatgGACAAAAGTCTGTTTGCTCCCGCGCGTTGGGCCACCCGGTTTGTCCGTTTTACCTCAAACGGACGGGACCAAacaggatggggtcgcgcggtggagttggccttaatgGGAAAGCATATGCCTAATTCAGGAGATATTTTTCTCCTAGGGCAGGGCAGCGGAGTAGATGTTTACTACTCCTGGGATGCAGATAGATAAGACCAGATAGTGAGACGGATGCTGACGGGTGCGGGTGTTGTTGGACCATGCATGGAGTCAGCAGATCATATCTGGTTCAGGTAGCACAACCTTGAGGAAAGAATGCGGTGCATGCCAACGTCGGCCATCACGCACGACCGCTTAGCACACCATTTTGGCCCGAGATTAGCTTGGCTGTGGAGTCAGGTCATGGTTCTCATATACTTTGCTTTAATATAGTATTATATAATTCCTTTGTGTTCGTTAATTGCACGTGTATCAGTTATTTCCAATGGTTTTTGTGCGTGTGATGCTTGTAGTGCAAGCTACATTTCGTTATATAAGCTTGCACTCTCCTTGAGTCAATCCAGTACATCGTTGACATCTTCACCTTGAGCCAATCCACATGGTCGCCATCCACTACACGTCTACACATCCCACTCCCGACAGTAGGATGATAGGTCACTGCCCACTGGCATTACATTGGCAACATCAACCTAATCTGGTCCTCTGGCATGATCATTGAACAGCCAGTGCTACGAGAGATGGATGCATGTCGGCACGCCTTCTCTTCGTCAACCACAAGGTTCAGACGTGACGTACGTACCTTCGTGAGGCCACAGCACACGTATTTGTAGGACACTATGCTATGCTTCGTGCATTATCCAAGAAGTACGAGAGCCAGTAGCAAGTTTCAGAGGGACCAAGCCAGAAGGTTCGGGTAAGCACAGCTGCTTCGAATGCAACGCATCCATGTTTCTCACAGTGCCACGTCCACGCGGCTTCAGACTTCGGGCTGTAAAAGCAACTCGTCGTATTGGCCCGATCTGTATAACAATCGTCAAGAAGATGGtgattttagaagaaaaaaaatgcaTCGATGAACCCACTTTGAAAAACACATTTCAAAATACTAAACAAAATATGAAAAGGGGGTTACACGGATACGTCTTCATGTTTTATGTGTGTGCATAAAGTttcacagaaaaataaaaaaaatgtggcATGTGCCAAAAAGACAAAAATTCTGTCATAAAACCCTATTTAGAAGCAccggaatttgtcttttttgcggaGACAAAATAAAAAGACATTTTTTCACAAAACTTTGTACCAGGCACACACATTTGTGAACATGTATAcgtgaaattttattttgaatttttcaacATTTTAAAACGTgtttaaaatgcatttttttcaaaaaaagtggGTGCATATGCCCATGGGTTCAGGAGGTGCCCACGATTTTAGCCCAAAATGGCACTCTAGCAGAGGCCCTGTGGCTCATAATCGGCATATATACTGTATGGAGGTCCCCTGTAAATCCGTAACGGACCTCGCAACCTCTAAATGTGGAGACTGGGGAGGTTATGAAGGTCGTTCCATATCCAGCCGCCGGCTTGGGAGAAAagtttcatcttcttcctccacacGTCATTGTCGAGATTTGAAGTTGTGCAGGGCAGATATACAAACCATCGTGCAGAGATGACCACCGGCGAGCCATGATGCCGAATAGCCACCCATCCATTAGTGGCCTCCAAGGCGGCTGTTCGAATGGCCGTACGGCTTCGTCcccggctataaaagccaggcGGCGAGGTGTCCCCATCACCAAAGCCCTATTCGCTACCTCCCCTTCTCCCCTCCCATCTCCTCCACCGTCCGGGACAATACCGCGCAACCTATTGGCTCAACTTGGCGGCGGAGCGGAACCTCTTGTCCCAGACACCGCACACAGGGCCGAAGTGTGCCGCAACAGGTGCGAACCTCCcttgcggccggcggcggcggatctagtGATTGTGGGCGATCCACCGCTTCCTAGGGGGGTCCGGCGGCTCCACTAGCCACAGGTGGCATAGGGTTAGATTAAGCTGagcttaagagcatctccaacagccgcccaatGCGCGGCACGCTAAAAACTGGTTTGCGGCGCGCCCATCGCCAGatttggcgcggcgcgcagcgctggctccagcagccgcgctaaaatgcagcgcgcgcagcTCTAGCAGCGCGCGCGAGCAGCCGGCGCATGTCACAtttgttgcattttggacacaaaataaatttcacacatcacaaaacaaagacatggcatatAATTTAAATCACAAACAAGTTGATAAccaaaagttcatgcccacaagttcaaattCATGCCCACAACATCATTCAACCAAGTTCAATATGCAAACCAAGTTCATGACACAAACGAAAGGCAACAATcaagcctcgtcctcgtcttcatcctCATTCCTTCGATTCATCCGACTCCTTcgaagacgattcttcctcctcctcttcattgttGCGCGCTGCATCCTAATCACGTGAAGCTCGgaaggtgttggcaagatcttcaatgCCATCTTCATGCGAAGGTGGCACACTGGcgcccggaggtgcacccatgcctccgaTGAAAGACGAAAACTCAAGCCACCCATGCCGGCCATGCCGCCCGGAGGTGCTCCGAAGCCCCCCATGCCGGccatggtctccatggtagctccaaagccacccatgggaCCCATGCCGCCCATGctagctccaaagccacccatgccgccaaggccaccgccacccattgcgtGAATCATGACttttttttggatcaagacttcttcacgaGCGCTTTCCTTGCGTCACACTGGTTGCGGcaggtggcggcggatctggcaACCATGGGTGATCCACCGCTTCTCGTGGCACATACGATGGCCATGTGGATCCGGTGGCTCCACCAGCGGCGGGTGGCATAGGGTTAGATTAAGTTGGGCTTAAATTGTCCCTACAGAACTGAATGAAATGACATAAATAAAGATGAAGACAGCCTTTTGGCCGTTCTCTGTACgacgactctgctagagttgcttaACACAGCACACAGATCTTCAACACGTCCCGGTCCTTGCCAAGCATTTTAGCAGCTAACACTGCAACTATGTTCTCAAATTACAAGAGGGATGAACAGAAAAGCAACTTCAATTCCCAACCTGATCTCAGCGTCAGGTAAATTACATCCAACGAGCAGAGTTGCATTCATTCTATGGTAGcagaaaacaagaagaaaaaaaccCTTTCAGTTGCTCTAGCAGCATAACAAAGCTGATAGGAACACAAGCGCAGCATTCCAAAAATTTACATCACACTGTAGGCGCCGACAGACAGACGACACCCTGTTTTTGCTCCAGCGGCGGCGAAAAAAAAGGATCTCTATATATATCCGACAAGTAACAATCAACGAATGACACACACCAGTCGAAGCGGTTCAGATCTCATCGTCACACGGCCTGGAGCTTCTGCTCGTCCATCGATTCCACTGGAAGAACCGCGGGCTCCCACGAGGAATGCTCGTCCAGATGGATCTTCGCGTACTCGCTCACCAGCCCGTTCCTCTCTTCCCACATGATCGCCTTCCTCTCCTCCTCGGCCTTGTCGACCTTGTCCTTGGCCATGGAGCCCATATCGCCCGCCGCTTTGGTCACCATGCCAAACGCGCTGGTCAGCCAGGAAGCCCCGGCTGAGACGTACTGGTTGCCCATGAGAGCCGAGCCTGCGACGCTGGCTTTCTGCTCGGCGGCGGCCAGGGCGGACCTTGTGAGCTCCGACACTTGGTACCGCTCATCCACCTCCTTGACCTTGCTGCCGACGACCGCGCGGCCCAGGCTGATTTTCTCGCTCAGGCCGTACTGGTGGTCTAGAGACACGAcagtggcggtggcggtggacatAATGTTGTGACGCTCGTCGAAAGACCTTGCCATGTTGAGTGCGTCCTTGCTGAGGACAAAACCCTTGGCCATCATGCTGCTCACAACATCCTCCGCCTTCCTGACTGCAGATTCAGCAGATGGAGAATTCTCTCCCTGCACCCACAAGGCCATGCACAAAAATTCAGAAGAGTAGAATATCAATGCATATTAAAAGTACTCAGGATAGTAACTAAATAATTTTGTAAAGAAAATGAACATAAAATGAGGGTAAGCTAACTGCAGTTGCAGGAGACAGATTTGAGAAACAAATCAGGTAGCATCTTTATTTCTCTCCTCATTGACATAGAAATGTTCTTACCATGGTAAGAAACTGAAACAATGTTAGTGGAAGTTTAATACTACAATATTTGACTTTTGAATTGCTAAACTAAAAAATGCTGCTCCAGAGAGGAAACCGCGTCTATAGAAAGCCATTAAACAGTAAGAGCAGGAAAAAGAAATACTATTTTCTACCGCAAGTTAAGCGCTATTAAAAAAATGCACCATATTCTTGATTTGAAACAGTTGTAATATTCATCTAGTTCCTTTTCAGTTTCAGAGACTAAAAAAATCCCAAGCCTGAAAGTAAGTTCTTTCCTGTTTAATAC is a genomic window containing:
- the LOC123090870 gene encoding binding partner of ACD11 1 — protein: MEVRTVKVGNISLSASKREITEFFSFSGDIEYVEMQSETDWSQLAYVTFKDSQGADTAVLLSGATIVDLSVIITPVENYQLPPEARKQLPGENSPSAESAVRKAEDVVSSMMAKGFVLSKDALNMARSFDERHNIMSTATATVVSLDHQYGLSEKISLGRAVVGSKVKEVDERYQVSELTRSALAAAEQKASVAGSALMGNQYVSAGASWLTSAFGMVTKAAGDMGSMAKDKVDKAEEERKAIMWEERNGLVSEYAKIHLDEHSSWEPAVLPVESMDEQKLQAV